Genomic window (Terriglobus sp. TAA 43):
AGGATTGAGACTCCCTCACCCGATTGCACCATGAGAATGACACTGCTCCATACCGTGGAAACGCTCGCGATCTCGGGCGTGAACCCCGCTGTCATACAAAGCTCGATGACCTTGTCGTAAACGCTGGGTGACGTACTGCGGGACGAGACGACAAAGCGTTCGCTGGCAAGATCCTTCACATCCAGTCGCTTTGATGAAGCGCGCGGATGGCTAAGCGGAAGAATCGCCACCATGGGGTCATGTTGAATCACTTCAAAACGAATTTCCCGGCGCATCTGCGGCTCCGGGACGCGTGTAAAGGCGAGGTCAATGCGGCCGTCCTGCAAGGCACGCCACTGCTCTGTGACGTGCATCTCCATGAGAGTCAGTTCCACACCGGGATGTGTATCGCGGAAATTCCGAATGAGCGCTGGGAAGCCATCGCCCACACCGCCGGCGAAAAACCCGATGCGCAGTGTCCCAACCTGCCCGCGTTCAGCACGCTGAGCCTCAAGAACAGCGGTACGACTCATCTCCAGCACCCGTCGCGCGTGTTCCAGAAAAATCTTGCCGGGTTCTGTAAGATCCGTCCGTCGATGACCGCGTTCCAGCAGGCGAACGCCAATCTCGTCCTCCAGATCGGCCATTTGCTCGCTAATGGCGGATTGGGAAACATGCAGGTGGGTCGCTGCACGGCTGAAGCTCTGCTGTTCCGCAACGGCCACAAGATAACGCAGGTGTCGGAGTTCCATGCCTCATGCTATCGGTTTTTCCGATAACTACGCACGGAAGAAACCACGTGCAAATCAGGTGGGCGGGGAATCTGATAGTACAAAGGCCGCATCTGCGGCCCGCGAGGATAACCACCGGATGTGGATCGTCAAGGTTGCGCTAACACGCCCCTACACCTTTATCGTGCTGGCGCTGCTGATTTTGCTGGCGGCGCCCATCATGATCCTGCGCACGCCTACGGATATTTTTCCGAACATCAATATCCCGGTGATCTCGATTGGTTTCACGTATACCGGACTGAATCCGGAAGAAGTGGAAGGTCGGCTGACCACGCCGTATGAGAAGGCGTTGACCACGCTGGTGGACAACATTCAGCACACGGAATCCACCAGCTACAACGGATATTCGGTCATCCGCGTCTTCCTGCAGCCGGGAGCGTCCCTTGACACTGCCAATGCACAGGTCACAGCGGCGTCGCAGTATGAGCTTCGCCAATTGCCTCCGGGCATCCTGCCGCCTCAGGTTATTAACTTTTCTGCGTCCAGCGTTCCCATCGTTCAAATTGGTGTTTCCGGCGAGGGCATGTCCGAAGCGCAACTGAACGACTACGCTACGAACTTTGTGCGTACGCAGTTTGTCACTGTGCCGGGTTCCGTTGTGCCATTGCCCTACGGTGGCAAACTGCGTCAGATAACGATTTCGATGGATCAGTCGGCCATGCAATCCAAAGGCATTGCGCCGGGTGATCTGCTGGCTGCACTTGCGCAACAGAATGTCGTAACACCTTCGGGAACCATCAAGATTGGTTCCACCGAATATGACGTGCGTCCGAACGGAGCACCCCGCACCACCGAAGACCTGCAGGGCCTGCCGATCAAGCAGGCGAATGGCAACACTATCTTTCTCCGCGATGTGGCCACGGTAGCGGAAGGTTTCCAATTCCAAACGAATGTTGTGCGTCAGGATGGCAAGCGCGGCGTTCTGATCAGCGTGTTGAAGAATGGCAACTCGTCCACGCTGGATGTCGTAAAGGGTATTCGTGGAACGTTGCCACGCGCGAAGAGCACGCTGCCGCCGCAGCTGCAGCTAACACCGCTTGGCGATCAGTCCGTATTTGTGCGCGCCGCCGTGGAAGGCGTAATCCGGGAAGCGATCATCGCTGCGGTTCTTACTGCCATCATGATCCTGGTGTTCCTGGGAAGCTGGCGGTCTACGGTCATCATCGCCATTTCCATTCCGCTGTCGATTCTTACATCGGTCATTGTGCTGGGACTGATTGGCGAAACCATCAATACGATGACGCTGGGCGGATTGGCACTCGCCGTCGGCATTCTGGTGGATGACGCCACTGTCACCATTGAGAACATTGAGCGCTATCTGGAAGACGGCTATCCGCTTCTGGAAGCAATTGAACAGGGCGCCGCGCAGATTTCCGTTCCGGCGCTTGTCTCCACGTTGTGTATCTGCATCGTGTTTCTGCCGATGTTCTTCCTAAGCGGCGTGTCGCGATTCCTGTTCGTACCGCTGGCGGAAGCTGTAGTGTTCGCCATGCTGGCCAGCTACATCCTTAGCCGTACGCTGGTTCCTACGCTTGCGATGTATCTGCTGAAGGCACATGCGCATGGCGAACATGCAAATGGCTTCTTCGCGCGCTTTCAGAGGGGCTTCAATGCACGCTTTGACAAAGTTCGTGACGCCTACGACGGCCTGTTGCGTCGCCTGATTGCAGCACG
Coding sequences:
- a CDS encoding LysR substrate-binding domain-containing protein, which translates into the protein MELRHLRYLVAVAEQQSFSRAATHLHVSQSAISEQMADLEDEIGVRLLERGHRRTDLTEPGKIFLEHARRVLEMSRTAVLEAQRAERGQVGTLRIGFFAGGVGDGFPALIRNFRDTHPGVELTLMEMHVTEQWRALQDGRIDLAFTRVPEPQMRREIRFEVIQHDPMVAILPLSHPRASSKRLDVKDLASERFVVSSRSTSPSVYDKVIELCMTAGFTPEIASVSTVWSSVILMVQSGEGVSILPYNRQQIGFRDLAFVPLKAKNAFVELCVCWTARRDRILLRNFREMAKEHVRTGRL
- a CDS encoding efflux RND transporter permease subunit, with protein sequence MWIVKVALTRPYTFIVLALLILLAAPIMILRTPTDIFPNINIPVISIGFTYTGLNPEEVEGRLTTPYEKALTTLVDNIQHTESTSYNGYSVIRVFLQPGASLDTANAQVTAASQYELRQLPPGILPPQVINFSASSVPIVQIGVSGEGMSEAQLNDYATNFVRTQFVTVPGSVVPLPYGGKLRQITISMDQSAMQSKGIAPGDLLAALAQQNVVTPSGTIKIGSTEYDVRPNGAPRTTEDLQGLPIKQANGNTIFLRDVATVAEGFQFQTNVVRQDGKRGVLISVLKNGNSSTLDVVKGIRGTLPRAKSTLPPQLQLTPLGDQSVFVRAAVEGVIREAIIAAVLTAIMILVFLGSWRSTVIIAISIPLSILTSVIVLGLIGETINTMTLGGLALAVGILVDDATVTIENIERYLEDGYPLLEAIEQGAAQISVPALVSTLCICIVFLPMFFLSGVSRFLFVPLAEAVVFAMLASYILSRTLVPTLAMYLLKAHAHGEHANGFFARFQRGFNARFDKVRDAYDGLLRRLIAARKAFVPAFLGLCVCCMLLIPFLGQDFFPDTDSGQFTLHVRAPTGTRIEEVANLFDQVENQIRKTIPADEMSGVLDNIGMPYSSMNTQHLTNGTISAGDGDIFVTLKEDHHPTAKYVEALRRDLPKMFPQATFYMLPADITTQILNFGIPAPIDIQIEGNDIAASKLQADKILAQLREVPGMTDLRIQQPFNGPTLNINVDRTKALQGGFTPRDVSQSLLNTLSGSFQVTPMFFLNWKNGVNYNMAAQTPQYKMDTVQDLQNVPINRSTSIAAGTGNGQPTILSDMATVSRGTEMTVVNHYNIRRVVDIYGSVQNRDLGAVSRDIERILAKDRKELPRGTYITLKGQVETMRSSYIGLVGGLIFSIVLVYLLIVVNFQSWVDPFIIITALPAALAGIILFLFLTHTRLSVPALMGAIMCMGVATANSILVVSFAKQQLEEHGDALRAAIEAGATRFRPVLMTALAMIIGMVPMAMGMGDGGEQNAPLGRAVIGGLLCATCATLVFVPTVFALIHGRKKSNPNRNQEQLAEVHA